The DNA segment AGCCTTGTGCACGACGACCTGCCCGGCCTTGACAACGACGACCTGCGGCGTGGTCGGCCGACGCTTCACCGGCACACCTCGGAGGCGATGGCGATCCTCGCGGGCGATGCCATGCTCACGCTGGCGATGCGGGTGCTCGTCGACAAGGTCGCCGGCGAAGGGCTCGCGGGCGCGCTGGTGCGAGAACTGACAGAGGCGACGGCGGCGATGATCGCCGGTCAGGTCTTCGACACGCTCGGCGGATTCCCCCGGGACGGCGCCCGGGAACTTGACGCCGAGCATCGATTGGAACTGATCCATCACAACAAGACGGGGGCGCTCATCCGGGCGTCGTGCCGCATGGGGGCCTTGTGCGGCCTCGGGGACCCGTCGCCGGACCTCACGAACCCGGTCCTGGTTGCCCTTTCGACCTACTCCGACTCCATCGGCCTGATGTTCCAGATTGTCGATGACCTGCTCGACGTCACCCAGACCACCGCCCATCTGGGCAAGAAGTCGGGGAAGGATCAGGATGCAGGAAAGCTGACCTACCCGGGGGTCTTCGGCATCGAGCGTTCGCGGCAGGAGGTGCAGCGACTGCACGATCAGGCGATCGCGGCGATCGCGCCGCTGCCGGAATCAGCCGATCCGCTGCGCCGGTTGTGTTCGTACATGGCCGTACGGTCCAAGTGAGCCCCCTGACAGCCGAGCAGGCCCGTTTGCCGATACCAGATCCGATTAAGGCTCGATTTTCGTCGCTGTACGCACGAGGCTAGCGACGGTAAACTTTCAGCGAGCACTGAAAACCACTGCGAGACCTGAATGTCCATTCTCGAGCAGATTAAGTCACCGGCCGATCTCCGTCGCCTGCCCGTCGAGCAACTGCCGCAGGTCGCGCAGGAGATCCGGGAAGCGATCGTGCACCAGGTCTCGAGATCGGGCGGCCACCTCGCTCCGAATCTCGGCGTGGTCGAACTGACCATCGCGATGCACTACGTCTTTGACTTCGCCCACGACCGGTTGCTGTTTGACGTCGGGCACCAGTGTTACCCGCACAAACTACTCACCGGACGGCTGCCGATGTTCGGCGCCCTGCGAACGAGCGCTGGCATGGCCGGGTTCCCGGCGCCCAGCGAATCCGAGTACGACCTCTTCGCGGTGGGCCACGCGGGCACGGGGATCTCGACCGCGGTGGGCATGGCGCGGGGCGACACGCTCAACGGCGAGGGGTTCGATCCCAAGTCGAACGCCGACGGCCGGCGGGTGGTCACGATCATCGGCGATGCTTCGATCGTCAACGGGGTCGCGATGGAGGGGCTCAATGGGGCGGGGACGCTGAATCGACAGTTCCTCGTCGTGCTCAACGACAACGGCATGTCGATCTCCAAGCCACAGGGGGCGATCGCGCAGTACTTCGACCGGGTGAGGCTGTCGCACCTGTACTCGGACTTCAAGAAGTCGGCGAAGGAGTTCCTCAGGACGCTGCCCGGCGGATCGGTGCTGCAGGACGCCTACCACCGTGCCGGCGAGGCGACGAAGGCCATGGTCAACCACGGCGCGTGGTTCGAGAACTTCGGGCTGGTGACGGTCGGCCCGATCGACGGGCACGATCTACCCACGCTGATCGAGTTCCTCGCCGAGGCGAGAGAGTTTGACCGGCCGATGGTGCTGCACGTCAAGACGATCAAGGGCAAGGGGTATGAGTTCTCGGAGGGGGATTCAAGCGCGTTCCACTCTCCCGCGCCGTTCGTCCGCGAGGGGTGCCGGGTTGAGATCAAGAAGGATGGGAGGTCGTTCACCACCGCGGTCGGCGATGCGATGGTCGCGATGATGGAGCAGGACCCGCGGGTCGTCGCGTGCACCGCGGCGATGCCGGATGGGACCGGGATGAACAAGATGCTGTCGCGGTTCCCGGATCGCGGGTTCGATTCGGGGATCTGCGAGTCGCACGCGATGGACATGATGGCCGGGCTGGCGAAGACCGGATGGAAGCCATTCTTCGCCGTCTACAGCACGTTCCTGCAGCGGGCGTTCGACCAGGCGTTCCAGGAAGTCTCGCTGCAGGGGCTCTCGGTGCGGCTGCTGCTTGATCGCGCGGGCCTGGTCGGCGGCGACGGCGCAGTCCACCACGGCTTCTGCGACATCTCGATTCTCCGGACGCTGCCCAACGCGGCGATTACCGCCGCGATCGACGAGCCCTCCCTGCTCGCGGCCCTTGAGTTCCTGCGCACCTACGACGACGGTCTGTCGTCAGTCCGCTACCCGCGAGACACCGTCAGCCCCAGGTTGGCGGACCAGCAGTGTCCCCCGTTCGTGCTCGGCAAAGCCCGCTGCCTGACCCCTCAGTTCGACGTCGCGTCGGCCCAGGACCAGACGAGCGGACGCCCCGATGTCGCGGTGCTCGCGTTCGGCACGCCGGCGATCGATGCCCTCAAGGCCGCGGACAACCTTGCCGGGGAGTACGCGGTCGGGGTATGGGACGCCCGCTTTGCGAAACCGGTTGATCGCGACCTGATCCGTACGCTGCTGGAGCGGAAGATCCCCGTGGTCACGGTCGAGGATCACGGGATCGTGGGCGGCTTCGGCGCGGCCGTGCTGGAGGCCGCGCAGGAGATGGGGCTTGATGCGTCGGGTGTGACGCGGCTCGCCCTCCCGGACGCCTGGATCATGCAGGACTCTCGCGCCAAGCAGCTCGGCGAGGCGGGAATCGACGCGGCGGGCATTGCCCGCGGGATCCGCAACGCAGCCGCTCCCGCCGGCCGACCCATCGAGCCCGAGTTCAAGATGCCCAAGGTCCCCGCCGCCGCCCGGTGAGCGTTCGCATCCTGCGATCGCTTCGCCACTAGACTCTTCGTCATGCCACGGCGTGTGCTGCTGCTGGTAAACCGATCAAAGCCCGACGTGATCGCTGCGCTTGAAGAGGTCCGCGAACTGCTTGCCTCGCACGCGAGGGTGGTCGCCGAGTCGGATGCCGCCGCGGAGGAGCCGCTTTCGGAGGCCGAAGCGGCGGGCGCTGATCTGATCGTCGTGCTGGGAGGAGACGGGTCGATCCTGTCCGCCGCGCGACGCAGCGTCCATCTCGGTCTGCCAATGCTCGGGGTCAACCTCGGCAAACTGGGGTTCATGGCGGAGTTCGATCTGGCGGCGCTCCGCGAGCAGGCGCCGGCCTTGTTCTCTGGCGGGGCGCTGCTTGAGCAGCGGCGGCCGCTCATCAGCGCCCAGGTCTTCGCCAACGGCGAGCCCAGGTTCCAGGGGTTGTCGCTGAACGATGCCGTGATCACGGCGGGCCCGCCGTTCCGGATGATCTCGATGTCGCTGTCGATCGATGGTGCGATCGGGCCGCGCGTGATGGGCGACGGTTTGATTGTCTCGACGCCGATCGGATCCACGGCGTACAACGTTTCAGCAGGTGGGCCGATCCTCGCCACCGAGCTCTCGGCGTTCGTGATCACTCCGATCGCCGCGCACTCGCTGGCGTTTCGGCCGGTCGTCGCGGCGTCGTCGAGCACGATCGAGATCACGATGGAATCGGTCAACCAGGACGGCGGCCGGCGGGTGAACTCGGGAACCACGCTGGTGCTCGATGGGCAGCCGAGGACGCACCTCTCGGCCGGAGAGCGTGTCCTGATCACGCAGCACAAAGCGACCATTTCGTTTGTGCGAAACCCGAAAGGCTCGTACTGGGCCACGCTGCTGAACAAGATGAACTGGGCTGCCCAGCCACGCTCACGGAACCGGTAACGGCTCCGCACTCGATGTCTAATGGGCCGAGCGGTCCGCCGATTTGTCGTCCGTTGCGGTCTTTGCCTTCGGTTTGGGCAGGAGAACCGTGTCGACGACATGGACGACCCCGTTCGAGCACTTGATGTCGGTCTTGACGACGACCGACATGTGCGCGGGATCGTTGCCGA comes from the Phycisphaeraceae bacterium genome and includes:
- a CDS encoding NAD(+)/NADH kinase gives rise to the protein MPRRVLLLVNRSKPDVIAALEEVRELLASHARVVAESDAAAEEPLSEAEAAGADLIVVLGGDGSILSAARRSVHLGLPMLGVNLGKLGFMAEFDLAALREQAPALFSGGALLEQRRPLISAQVFANGEPRFQGLSLNDAVITAGPPFRMISMSLSIDGAIGPRVMGDGLIVSTPIGSTAYNVSAGGPILATELSAFVITPIAAHSLAFRPVVAASSSTIEITMESVNQDGGRRVNSGTTLVLDGQPRTHLSAGERVLITQHKATISFVRNPKGSYWATLLNKMNWAAQPRSRNR
- the dxs gene encoding 1-deoxy-D-xylulose-5-phosphate synthase — protein: MSILEQIKSPADLRRLPVEQLPQVAQEIREAIVHQVSRSGGHLAPNLGVVELTIAMHYVFDFAHDRLLFDVGHQCYPHKLLTGRLPMFGALRTSAGMAGFPAPSESEYDLFAVGHAGTGISTAVGMARGDTLNGEGFDPKSNADGRRVVTIIGDASIVNGVAMEGLNGAGTLNRQFLVVLNDNGMSISKPQGAIAQYFDRVRLSHLYSDFKKSAKEFLRTLPGGSVLQDAYHRAGEATKAMVNHGAWFENFGLVTVGPIDGHDLPTLIEFLAEAREFDRPMVLHVKTIKGKGYEFSEGDSSAFHSPAPFVREGCRVEIKKDGRSFTTAVGDAMVAMMEQDPRVVACTAAMPDGTGMNKMLSRFPDRGFDSGICESHAMDMMAGLAKTGWKPFFAVYSTFLQRAFDQAFQEVSLQGLSVRLLLDRAGLVGGDGAVHHGFCDISILRTLPNAAITAAIDEPSLLAALEFLRTYDDGLSSVRYPRDTVSPRLADQQCPPFVLGKARCLTPQFDVASAQDQTSGRPDVAVLAFGTPAIDALKAADNLAGEYAVGVWDARFAKPVDRDLIRTLLERKIPVVTVEDHGIVGGFGAAVLEAAQEMGLDASGVTRLALPDAWIMQDSRAKQLGEAGIDAAGIARGIRNAAAPAGRPIEPEFKMPKVPAAAR
- a CDS encoding polyprenyl synthetase family protein, which gives rise to MPASRTAQHATSSPSIEVPAAAPSGEAESELPHSITAPIAQIDAYVSQYLDSTGLPENLVAAVRYALLGPGKRMRPLLVWHSCRAAGGEGTSALPAAAALELVHAFSLVHDDLPGLDNDDLRRGRPTLHRHTSEAMAILAGDAMLTLAMRVLVDKVAGEGLAGALVRELTEATAAMIAGQVFDTLGGFPRDGARELDAEHRLELIHHNKTGALIRASCRMGALCGLGDPSPDLTNPVLVALSTYSDSIGLMFQIVDDLLDVTQTTAHLGKKSGKDQDAGKLTYPGVFGIERSRQEVQRLHDQAIAAIAPLPESADPLRRLCSYMAVRSK